In a genomic window of Pontibacter liquoris:
- a CDS encoding M42 family metallopeptidase, giving the protein MRQESFDFLEKYLNNSSPTGFEAEGQKLWLEYVTPYIDEHFVDTYGTVVGVINPEAEYKVVIEAHADEISWFVNYITPEGYIYLKRNGGSDALIAPSKRVNIYTSKGIVKAVFGWPAIHVRKVEQDKAPTIETVFLDCGASNREEVEEMGIHVGCVATFEDEFTVLNNKYYVGRALDNRIGGFMIAEVARLLRENKKQLPFGLYIVNAVQEEIGLRGAEMIAHRINPNVAIITDVTHDTQSPMYDKKTSGDIHCGKGPVIAYGPAVQNNVRDLIINTAKEKDIPFQRSAVSRATGTDTDAFAYSNAGVASALISLPLKYMHTTVETVHKDDVENVIKMIYETILKIQDKQDFRYLS; this is encoded by the coding sequence ATGCGACAGGAATCTTTCGATTTTTTAGAGAAATATCTGAATAACTCCTCCCCGACCGGCTTTGAAGCCGAAGGCCAGAAACTATGGCTGGAGTACGTAACACCGTATATTGACGAGCATTTTGTGGATACGTACGGCACCGTGGTAGGCGTTATCAACCCCGAGGCTGAGTATAAGGTAGTGATTGAGGCCCATGCCGACGAGATCTCCTGGTTTGTGAACTACATTACACCGGAAGGCTACATTTATCTGAAGCGCAATGGCGGCTCCGATGCCCTGATCGCGCCCTCCAAACGGGTAAATATTTATACTTCCAAAGGCATTGTGAAAGCAGTGTTCGGCTGGCCGGCCATCCACGTGCGCAAAGTGGAGCAGGACAAAGCCCCTACCATCGAAACCGTGTTCCTGGACTGTGGCGCCAGCAACCGCGAGGAAGTGGAGGAAATGGGCATTCATGTGGGCTGCGTAGCCACGTTCGAGGATGAGTTCACGGTGCTGAACAACAAATATTATGTGGGCCGCGCGCTCGACAACCGCATCGGCGGCTTTATGATTGCTGAGGTGGCCCGCCTGCTCCGGGAAAATAAAAAGCAACTGCCTTTCGGTTTATACATAGTGAATGCCGTGCAGGAAGAAATTGGCCTGCGTGGTGCCGAGATGATCGCCCACCGCATCAACCCAAATGTAGCCATCATCACCGACGTAACCCACGACACGCAGTCGCCGATGTATGACAAGAAAACCAGTGGCGATATCCATTGCGGCAAAGGGCCGGTGATAGCCTATGGCCCGGCTGTGCAGAACAACGTGCGTGACCTGATCATCAACACAGCCAAAGAGAAAGACATTCCGTTCCAGCGTTCGGCTGTTTCGCGCGCCACCGGCACCGACACCGATGCGTTCGCCTACTCCAATGCCGGGGTAGCCTCAGCCCTTATTTCACTGCCACTCAAGTACATGCACACCACTGTGGAGACCGTGCACAAAGACGATGTGGAGAACGTGATCAAGATGATCTACGAAACCATCCTCAAGATCCAGGACAAGCAGGACTTCCGCTACCTGAGCTAA
- a CDS encoding acyl-CoA carboxylase subunit beta, which yields MAGEIRQSQIQTLDRKNAEALLGGGQDRIEAQHKKGKLTARERISLLMDEGSFEEIGKFVMHRSKDFGLDKQYYLGDGVVTGYGTINGRLVYVFSQDFTVLGGSLSETHAEKIVKIMELAMKNGAPVIGLNDSGGARIQEGVVSLGGYADIFYRNTLASGVIPQISAIMGPCAGGAVYSPAITDFIMMVEDTSYMFVTGPNVVKTVTHEEVTSEELGGASTHSTKSGVTHFSCANEVECITHIKTLLSYIPQNCEELPPSLPYEPQADETRAVLDTIIPENPNQPYDIREVIEGIIDADTFFEVHKNFGDNIVVGFARLGGRSIGIVGNQPAVLAGVLDINASTKAARFVRFCDCFNVPLLVLEDVPGFLPGTDQEWRGIITNGAKLLFAFCEATVPRITVITRKAYGGAYDVMNSKHIGADMNFAWPTAEIAVMGAQGAAEIIFKREIAEAADPQAKLAEKVQEYKDKFATPYRAAHRGFIDEVIMPSETRGKLIKAFKMLENKAVQLPRKKHGNIPL from the coding sequence ATGGCAGGAGAAATCAGACAGAGCCAAATACAGACCCTGGATCGTAAAAACGCAGAAGCCTTGCTTGGCGGCGGACAGGATAGAATTGAAGCACAACACAAAAAAGGAAAACTCACTGCCCGCGAGCGCATCAGCCTCTTAATGGACGAAGGCTCTTTTGAAGAGATCGGCAAATTTGTGATGCACCGCTCCAAAGATTTCGGTCTCGACAAGCAATATTACTTGGGCGATGGCGTGGTAACCGGCTACGGCACCATCAACGGCCGCCTGGTGTATGTGTTCTCGCAGGACTTTACCGTATTGGGCGGCTCGCTTTCTGAAACTCATGCCGAAAAGATCGTCAAGATCATGGAGCTGGCCATGAAGAACGGCGCGCCGGTGATCGGTCTCAACGACTCGGGTGGTGCCCGCATTCAGGAAGGCGTGGTATCGCTGGGCGGCTATGCCGATATCTTTTACCGTAACACGCTGGCTTCCGGCGTTATTCCGCAGATCTCGGCCATCATGGGCCCCTGCGCGGGTGGCGCGGTATACTCACCGGCCATCACCGATTTTATCATGATGGTGGAAGATACGTCCTACATGTTTGTGACCGGCCCGAACGTGGTGAAGACCGTGACGCATGAGGAGGTAACCTCCGAAGAACTGGGCGGCGCCAGCACCCACAGCACCAAAAGCGGCGTGACGCATTTTTCATGCGCCAACGAGGTCGAATGCATCACCCACATCAAGACCCTGCTGAGCTACATTCCGCAGAACTGCGAAGAACTGCCTCCTTCCCTACCCTACGAGCCGCAGGCTGACGAAACGCGAGCTGTACTCGACACCATCATCCCCGAAAACCCGAACCAGCCTTACGACATCCGCGAGGTGATCGAAGGGATTATCGATGCCGATACCTTCTTTGAAGTGCACAAAAACTTTGGCGATAACATTGTGGTTGGTTTTGCCCGCCTGGGCGGCCGCAGCATCGGCATAGTAGGCAACCAGCCTGCCGTGCTGGCCGGTGTGCTCGACATTAATGCCAGTACCAAAGCGGCCCGCTTCGTGCGTTTCTGCGATTGCTTTAACGTGCCGCTGCTGGTGCTCGAAGATGTGCCGGGCTTCTTGCCGGGCACTGACCAGGAATGGCGTGGCATCATTACTAACGGTGCCAAGCTGCTTTTTGCTTTCTGCGAGGCCACCGTGCCGCGTATTACGGTTATTACGCGCAAAGCCTATGGCGGCGCATACGACGTGATGAACTCCAAACACATTGGTGCCGACATGAACTTTGCCTGGCCAACTGCTGAGATTGCCGTGATGGGGGCCCAGGGTGCTGCCGAGATCATCTTTAAGCGCGAAATTGCCGAAGCTGCAGATCCGCAGGCAAAGCTGGCCGAGAAGGTGCAGGAGTATAAAGACAAGTTTGCCACGCCTTACCGGGCTGCCCACCGCGGCTTTATCGACGAGGTGATCATGCCTTCAGAAACACGCGGCAAACTAATCAAAGCCTTTAAGATGCTGGAAAACAAAGCGGTGCAGTTGCCACGCAAGAAGCACGGCAATATACCGTTGTAA